One stretch of Oreochromis aureus strain Israel breed Guangdong unplaced genomic scaffold, ZZ_aureus HiC_scaffold_32, whole genome shotgun sequence DNA includes these proteins:
- the LOC120436882 gene encoding deleted in malignant brain tumors 1 protein-like: MVAPKTFCRSAMWTQSSVFYLAIVATVSYLSASSAATDVQIRLVNPLESESTRCSGRVEIYHNNSWGMVCDYGWGINDAEVVCSQLDCGPAVNATQQLFFGQETGQIWLTDVSCSGTESSLTECKHRGFGTHSCGHYWDAGVICSGVPIRLAGSGSTQCSGRVEYYYKKRWGTVCDNGWDINDAEVVCRQLDCGPALKATRSAQFGEGTGDILLDNVACSGSESSLTECQHRGFGTHNCGHHQDAGVICSGIRLAGSQSPSSGRVEIYHKNSWGTVCDDGWDINDAQVVCRQLVYGTALAAPKEAHFGEGSGPIWFDDVACLGNERSITQCQLGDLRSSCRHHKDAGVICSGVAIRLAGSGSTQCSGRVEIAYNKTWGTVCDHNWDINDAEVVCRELNCGTALNATRSAHFGEGTGEIWLDDVSCSGSERSLTECQHREFGRHSCTHSKDAGVICSGVPVRLSGSTLCSGRVEIFYNNTWGTVCHDNWDINDAEVVCRELGCGTAQSAAASARFGEGSGSIWLDDVSCSGSERSLTECQHRGFGTHDCTHSKDAGVVCSVIFPKPRIFMNPANKVKWRSDLNITCSISPQSQQHLQGEFTLKQISGSFSQTKPSTTNSATFKILNVDFDKDGLYQCEYSHDSSISTSDSANLSVIVSLEWPRISVMSPNGGVVKVPEGAEIIKGYSFNFTCTTSVHYPGAVFFLIFSRSNMKYNMTSVNNSAYLSFPVADFEHDADYSCVYEITLPSRKITAQEARWIRAFVIYSRTPFLRYVFLPLILLLENIALHFYYKVSKKQKPAKKENAETDVSRAEEVHAEEEAAEEIE; the protein is encoded by the exons ATGGTAGCACCT aaaacattttgtCGCTCAGCCATGTGGACACAGAGTAGCGTCTTCTATTTGGCCATTG TCGCTACAGTCTCTTATTTGTCTGCATCTTCAGCTGCTACAG ATGTTCAAATAAGATTAGTCAACCCACTTGAGTCTGAGTCAACTCGTTGCTCTGGAAGAGTTGAAAtctatcacaacaacagctggggAATGGTCTGTGATTATGGATGGGGcataaatgatgctgaggtggtctGCAGTCAGTTAGATTGTGGACCGGCAGTGAATGCCACTCAGCAGCTCTTCTTTGGACAAGAAACAGGACAAATCTGGTTAACTGATGTGTCCTGTTCAGGAAcggaaagttctctaactgagtgtaAGCACAGAGGATTTGGGACACACAGCTGTGGACATTATTGGGAtgctggtgtcatctgttcag gTGTGCCCATCAGATTAGCTGGTTCTGGGTCCACTCAGTGCTCTGGAAGAGTTGAATACTACTATAAAAAACgttggggaacagtctgtgataATGGCTGGGAcataaatgatgctgaggtggtctGCAGACAGTTAGACTGTGGACCGGCACTGAAAGCCACTCGATCAGCTCAATTTGGTGAAGGAACAGGAGACATCCTGCTTGATAATGTGGCCTGTTCAGGAagtgaaagttctctaactgagtgtcagCACAGAGGATTTGGGACGCACAACTGTGGACATCATCAGGAtgctggtgtcatctgttcag gaaTCAGATTAGCTGGATCTCAGTCCCCATCCTCTGGAAGAGTTGAAATCTATCACAAgaacagctggggaacagtctgcgATGATGGCTGGGACATAAATGATGCTCAGGTGGTCTGCAGACAGTTAGTCTATGGGACGGCACTGGCAGCTCCTAAAGAGGCTCATTTTGGTGAAGGAAGTGGACCAATCTGGTTTGATGATGTGGCCTGTTTGGGAAATGAAAGATCTATAACCCAGTGTCAGCTTGGAGACTTGAGGAGCAGCTGTAGACACCATAAAGATGCTGGTGTCATATGCTCAG GTGTAGCCATCAGATTAGCTGGTTCTGGGTCCACTCAATGCTCTGGAAGAGTCGAAATTGCCTACAATAAAacctggggaacagtctgtgatcaTAACTGGGAcataaatgatgctgaggtggtctGCAGAGAGTTAAACTGTGGAACAGCCCTGAATGCCACTCGATCAGCTCACTTTGGTGAAGGAACAGGAGAAATCTGGCTGGATGACGTGTCCTGTTCAGGAAGTGAGAGATCTCTGACTGAGTGTCAGCACAGAGAATTTGGGAGACACAGCTGTACACACAGTAAGGAtgctggtgtcatctgttcag GTGTGCCAGTCAGATTATCTGGAAGCACTTTGTGCTCTGGAAGAGTCGAAATCTTTTACAACAACacctggggaacagtctgtcatGATAACTGGGAcataaatgatgctgaggtggtttgcagagagTTGGGCTGTGGAACGGCACAGAGTGCTGCTGCATCAGCCCGCTTTGGTGAGGGAAGTGGATCCATCTGGCTTGATGATGTGTCCTGTTCAGGAAGTGAGAGATCTCTGACTGAGTGTCAGCACAGAGGATTTGGGACACATGACTGTACACACAGTAAGGATGCTGGTGTTGTCTGCTCAG TGATCTTCCCAAAGCCCAGAATCTTCATGAATCCTGCTAATAAAGTTAAGTGGAGAAGTGATCTCAACATAACTTGTTCAATATCACCTCAAAGCCAACAGCATCTACAAGGAGAATTTACTCTGAAGCAGATTTCAGGCTCATTCAGTCAGACAAAGCCATCAACTACCAACTCTGCTACATTCAAGATCCTCAATGTAGATTTTGACAAGGATGGATTGTACCAGTGTGAATATTCACACGACTCCAGCATCTCCACAAGTGACTCTGCTAACCTCTCTGTTATTG TGTCACTGGAGTGGCCCAGGATCTCTGTGATGTCTCCAAATGGAGGAGTGGTCAAGGTTCCTGAAGGTGCAGAAATCATCAAGGGTTACAGCTTCAACTTCACCTGCACAACTAGTGTACACTATCCTggagctgttttctttctcatctTCTCTCGCTCTAATATGAAATACAACATGACATCTGTCAACAACTCAGCCTACTTGAGTTTTCCTGTAGCTGACTTTGAACATGATGCCGACTACAGCTGTGTGTATGAGATAACGCTGCCATCAAGGAAAATCACTGCTCAAGAGGCTCGGTGGATTCGTGCCTTTGTGATAT ATTCAAGAACTCCATTTCTGAGATATGTTTTCCTGCCACTGATACTGCTTTTGGAGAACATTGCCCTTCATTTCTACTATAAG GTCTCCAAAAAGCAGAAACCAGCCAAAAAAGAGAACGCTGAGACGGATGTTTCCAGAGCTGAAGAAGTTCATGCTGAGGAGGAAGCAGCAGAAGAGATAGAATAg
- the LOC120436896 gene encoding deleted in malignant brain tumors 1 protein-like yields MHPVFSEGTGQIWLDDVSCSGSEKFLTECQHRGLGTHDCTHSKDAGVICSGVPVRLSGSTLCSGRVEFFYNNAWGTVCHDNWDINDAEVVCRELGCGTAQSAAVSARFGEGSGSIWLDDVSCSGSERSLTECQNRGFGTHDCTHSQDAGVVCSVILPKPRIFMIPAGKVERRIDVSITCSISPQSQQLLQGEFTLKQISGSFSQTKPSTTNSATFKILQVDFDKDGLYQCEYSYDSSISTSDSVNVSVTDPKILVLRCYPATDSAFEEHCPSFLL; encoded by the exons ATGCACCCTGTGTTCAG TGAAGGAACAGGACAAATCTGGCTTGATGATGTGTCCTGTTCAGGAAGTGAGAAATTTCTGACTGAGTGTCAGCACAGAGGATTAGGGACACATGACTGTACACACAGTAAGGAtgctggtgtcatctgttcag GTGTGCCAGTCAGATTATCTGGAAGCACTTTGTGCTCTGGAAGAGTCGAATTCTTTTACAACAACGcttggggaacagtctgtcatGATAACTGGGAcataaatgatgctgaggtggtttgcagagagCTCGGCTGTGGAACGGCACAGAGTGCTGCTGTATCAGCCCGCTTTGGTGAGGGAAGTGGATCCATCTGGCTTGATGATGTGTCCTGTTCAGGAAGTGAGAGATCTCTGACTGAGTGTCAGAACAGAGGATTTGGGACACATGACTGTACACACAGTCAGGATGCTGGTGTTGTCTGCTCAG TGATCCTCCCAAAGCCCAGAATCTTCATGATTCCTGCTGGTAAAGTTGAGCGGAGAATCGATGTCAGCATCACTTGTTCAATATCACCTCAAAGCCAACAGCTTCTACAAGGAGAATTTACTCTGAAGCAGATTTCAGGCTCATTCAGTCAGACAAAACCATCAACTACCAACTCTGCTACATTCAAGATCCTCCAAGTAGATTTTGACAAGGATGGATTGTACCAGTGTGAATATTCATACGACTCCAGCATCTCCACAAGTGACTCTGTCAACGTCTCTGTTACTG ATCCAAAAATTCTAGTGCTGAGATGTTATCCTGCCACTGATTCTGCTTTTGAAGAACATTGCCCTTCATTTCTACTATAA